Proteins from a single region of Paraburkholderia sp. PGU19:
- a CDS encoding response regulator, whose translation MSLPIVIADDSLLARKVLTKALPQDWAVDITYASNGREALEHYRKGRASVMFLDLTMPDMTGYQVLEALQHEDLNTFVIVVSADVQPMARERVRALGAVAFIAKPVTTEAVLPILKEYGLYV comes from the coding sequence ATGTCTTTGCCCATTGTGATCGCCGATGACTCGCTGCTTGCCCGCAAGGTGCTCACGAAAGCATTGCCGCAGGACTGGGCCGTCGACATTACCTACGCGTCCAACGGACGCGAAGCGCTCGAGCATTATCGCAAGGGGCGCGCATCGGTGATGTTTCTCGACCTGACGATGCCCGACATGACGGGCTATCAGGTTCTGGAGGCCCTGCAGCACGAGGACCTGAATACCTTCGTGATCGTCGTGTCCGCCGATGTCCAGCCGATGGCAAGGGAACGCGTGCGCGCGCTCGGCGCAGTCGCATTCATCGCCAAGCCCGTGACTACCGAGGCGGTGCTTCCCATCCTCAAGGAGTACGGGTTGTATGTCTGA
- a CDS encoding chemotaxis protein CheC, which translates to MSEPVLNEDQRDALQEVANLAMGQAATRLALLLDAFIELSVPRVRVVAVREAASALREMTGINEPVSAVRQGFRSDIKGEALVICRSGSIEQLCSLVSDPYAKSAYEATTQEELVFDVANILTGACVSCILDQLGRMPVFSQPGLLGSAMSLDDVFQPNVLAWEVALLVEVNFALEDQSFRAHLVMLMAEDSIRHLSSALDALLSSI; encoded by the coding sequence ATGTCTGAGCCAGTCCTCAACGAAGATCAGCGCGACGCGCTGCAAGAGGTCGCCAATCTGGCGATGGGCCAGGCCGCGACGCGCCTCGCTCTGCTGCTGGATGCGTTCATCGAACTGTCCGTGCCGCGCGTGCGCGTGGTCGCCGTGCGCGAGGCCGCGTCGGCGTTGCGCGAGATGACGGGGATCAACGAGCCCGTGAGCGCCGTGCGACAGGGCTTCCGCTCGGACATCAAGGGCGAGGCGCTGGTGATCTGCCGCAGCGGCAGCATCGAGCAGTTGTGCTCGCTGGTGAGCGACCCTTATGCGAAGTCCGCGTACGAGGCGACCACCCAGGAAGAGCTCGTGTTCGACGTCGCGAACATCCTGACGGGCGCGTGTGTGTCGTGCATTCTCGACCAGCTTGGGCGCATGCCCGTGTTCTCGCAGCCGGGCCTGCTCGGCTCGGCGATGTCGCTCGACGACGTGTTCCAGCCGAACGTGCTCGCCTGGGAAGTCGCGCTGCTGGTCGAAGTGAATTTCGCGTTAGAGGACCAGAGTTTCCGCGCCCACCTCGTGATGCTGATGGCGGAAGACTCGATCCGTCATCTCAGTTCCGCGCTGGACGCGCTGCTTTCCAGCATATGA
- a CDS encoding diguanylate cyclase, with amino-acid sequence MNAPLPSLSDLVVERVGFGIFVLDRQMNVLMWNRFMHDHSGLSAQQVVGKSIFASFPELPRVWLTRKLESVFQLGSFAFSSWEQRPYLFKFDHDRPITGGVDFMQQDCTFMPIMRDREVEAVCVTVSDVTHVSIMQREREEAVAKLQEYADRDGLTGIANRRYFEARLRDEYTRWQRYGGELSILLFDLDHFKKINDQFGHVVGDTVLRDMAQRVSHVVRAQDTFGRFGGEEFALLLPCTPLEDAMLVAEKIRNTIGDTPVDVQGVDVPVTASVGGASARAGVPAYEALINEADAALYSAKRQGRNRSVAFI; translated from the coding sequence ATGAATGCCCCGCTTCCTTCGCTGAGCGACCTGGTTGTCGAACGGGTCGGCTTCGGCATTTTCGTGCTCGACCGTCAGATGAACGTGCTGATGTGGAATCGCTTCATGCACGATCACAGCGGGCTGTCGGCGCAACAGGTGGTCGGCAAATCGATTTTCGCGAGCTTTCCGGAGCTGCCGCGCGTGTGGCTCACGCGCAAGCTCGAAAGCGTGTTCCAGCTCGGCAGCTTCGCGTTCAGTTCGTGGGAGCAGCGCCCCTATCTGTTCAAGTTCGATCACGACCGGCCGATCACGGGCGGCGTCGATTTCATGCAGCAGGACTGCACGTTCATGCCGATCATGCGCGATCGCGAGGTCGAGGCCGTTTGCGTGACGGTCTCCGACGTGACCCACGTGAGCATCATGCAGCGCGAGCGCGAAGAGGCCGTGGCGAAACTGCAGGAATACGCGGACCGTGATGGCCTGACGGGGATCGCGAACCGGCGCTACTTCGAAGCGCGCCTGCGCGACGAATACACGCGCTGGCAGCGTTACGGCGGCGAACTGTCGATCCTGCTGTTCGATCTGGACCACTTCAAGAAGATCAACGACCAGTTTGGCCACGTGGTCGGCGATACCGTGCTGCGCGATATGGCGCAGCGCGTGTCGCATGTCGTGCGCGCGCAGGATACGTTCGGGCGCTTCGGCGGCGAGGAGTTTGCGCTGTTGCTGCCGTGCACGCCGCTGGAAGACGCGATGCTGGTCGCGGAGAAGATCCGCAATACGATTGGCGACACGCCGGTTGACGTGCAAGGCGTCGATGTGCCCGTGACGGCGAGTGTCGGCGGGGCGTCCGCGCGGGCGGGCGTGCCGGCCTACGAGGCGCTCATCAACGAGGCGGATGCGGCGCTGTATAGCGCGAAGCGGCAGGGGCGCAACCGGTCGGTGGCGTTTATCTGA
- a CDS encoding nuclear transport factor 2 family protein: MMKLYMLFVAPVLAAFALATPAFAAENDEAVIRQMEEAWVQASMHHDRDTLKLLLDDSYREITPSGTARSKSDVLSAPPAPSGSTQTLQFVNVHVDGDQAMVIGENRFMAPDGQQAVFAFKDDFARHDGQWRVVGSWISRK, encoded by the coding sequence ATGATGAAACTGTATATGCTGTTTGTCGCTCCCGTTCTCGCCGCTTTTGCACTCGCGACGCCGGCCTTCGCCGCCGAAAACGACGAAGCCGTGATCCGCCAGATGGAAGAAGCGTGGGTCCAGGCGAGCATGCATCACGATCGCGACACGCTGAAACTGCTGCTCGACGACTCGTACCGCGAAATCACGCCGTCCGGTACGGCGCGCTCGAAGAGCGACGTGCTGAGCGCCCCGCCGGCGCCGTCAGGATCGACGCAAACGCTGCAATTCGTGAACGTTCATGTGGACGGCGATCAGGCCATGGTGATCGGCGAGAACCGCTTCATGGCGCCGGACGGCCAGCAAGCCGTGTTCGCCTTCAAGGACGACTTTGCGCGCCACGACGGCCAGTGGCGTGTCGTTGGCTCGTGGATAAGCCGCAAGTAA
- the hpnD gene encoding presqualene diphosphate synthase HpnD, translating into MAVSNLVVDDTQTDAAAASSGSSFYLAMRILPPAQRDAMYQVYAFCRAVDDIADSDLPRAERDAGLERWRADIDACYAGSPRASLLELTRHIHTFHLQREDFHAMIDGMAMDAAADICAPDEATLDLYCDRVASAAGRLSVRIFGMEEQPGIELSHHLGRALQLTNILRDIDEDAEINRCYLPYELLAREGIAATNPLTIADDPSLPRVCATLAERAKQHFAAADAIMDAQPRAQVKAPRIMSGVYRLLLERTLERGFDIPRTKVSKPKLRMLAIVARYAVF; encoded by the coding sequence TTGGCCGTTTCCAATCTCGTCGTGGACGACACACAAACTGACGCAGCTGCCGCCAGTTCAGGCAGCTCGTTTTATCTCGCGATGCGCATCTTGCCGCCTGCGCAGCGCGATGCGATGTACCAGGTCTACGCTTTCTGCCGCGCCGTCGACGACATCGCCGACAGCGACCTGCCGCGCGCCGAGCGCGACGCGGGCCTCGAGCGCTGGCGGGCGGACATCGACGCGTGCTACGCCGGCTCGCCGCGCGCGTCGCTGCTCGAGCTGACCCGGCACATCCACACGTTTCATCTGCAGCGCGAAGACTTCCACGCGATGATCGATGGCATGGCGATGGATGCCGCCGCCGACATCTGCGCGCCCGACGAAGCCACGCTCGACCTGTACTGCGACCGTGTCGCGAGCGCAGCAGGCCGGCTATCGGTGAGGATATTCGGGATGGAGGAGCAGCCGGGCATCGAGCTGTCGCATCATCTGGGCCGCGCGCTGCAACTGACGAACATCCTGCGCGACATCGACGAAGACGCGGAGATCAACCGCTGCTATCTGCCGTACGAGCTGCTGGCGCGCGAAGGCATCGCGGCGACGAATCCGCTCACGATCGCCGACGATCCGTCGCTGCCGCGCGTTTGCGCGACGCTCGCGGAGCGCGCGAAGCAGCACTTCGCCGCCGCCGACGCGATCATGGATGCGCAGCCGCGCGCGCAGGTCAAGGCGCCGCGCATCATGTCGGGCGTCTATCGTCTGCTGCTCGAACGTACGCTGGAACGCGGCTTCGACATTCCGCGCACGAAAGTCAGCAAGCCGAAACTGCGGATGCTGGCCATCGTGGCGCGCTACGCGGTCTTTTGA
- the hpnE gene encoding hydroxysqualene dehydroxylase HpnE, translating into MRKLVHVIGAGLAGLAAAVQLQRRGAQVVLYEAAEQAGGRCRTYYDRTLAATVDSGNHLVLSGQQATLNYVRAIGSADELVGPTQPEYPFVDLATNRRWTVRMSPGRFPAWIFEAGARVPDTQWTDYLSIVPLLLAKPGRTVAQSMRSNGPLWDRMLHPLLLAMANIEPRQATAELAGAVLRDTLAAGGPSSRPLIARNGLGSAFVEPALRLLQHGGAAIRLGARIDALEFADSPDRRVAALRLDGGERDEIGASEAVVLAVTPDVAQALVPGVQAPRRFSAVVTANFAVEPPLAHPPLMGLVNASANWLVASDGRLSVTVYDAANRTVNLADMPRDELARKLWADVAQVTGLSADLPLKWQLSVEPQATFAAQPDDEMRRPATRTRWNNLMLAGDWTATGLPPGIEGAIRSGQKAADTLLNEPMERR; encoded by the coding sequence ATGCGAAAGCTGGTTCACGTGATCGGCGCTGGACTGGCCGGCCTTGCCGCCGCCGTGCAGCTGCAACGGCGTGGCGCGCAGGTCGTGCTGTACGAGGCGGCCGAACAGGCGGGCGGCCGCTGCCGCACGTACTACGACCGCACGCTGGCTGCGACGGTGGACAGCGGCAATCATCTGGTGCTGTCCGGCCAGCAGGCCACGTTGAACTATGTGCGCGCGATCGGTTCCGCCGACGAACTCGTCGGGCCGACGCAGCCCGAATACCCGTTCGTCGATCTGGCGACGAACCGGCGCTGGACCGTGCGCATGTCGCCGGGACGGTTTCCGGCGTGGATTTTCGAGGCCGGCGCACGCGTGCCGGACACACAATGGACGGATTACCTGTCCATCGTGCCACTGCTGCTGGCGAAGCCCGGCCGCACCGTCGCACAGTCCATGCGCAGCAACGGCCCGTTGTGGGACCGCATGCTGCATCCGCTCCTGCTGGCTATGGCCAACATCGAGCCGCGTCAGGCGACGGCCGAACTGGCGGGCGCGGTGTTGCGCGACACGCTCGCGGCAGGCGGGCCTTCCAGCCGGCCGCTCATCGCGCGCAACGGTCTGGGGTCGGCGTTCGTCGAACCGGCGCTGCGGCTGTTGCAGCATGGTGGCGCGGCGATCCGGCTAGGCGCGCGGATCGACGCGCTGGAGTTTGCCGATAGCCCGGACCGCCGCGTTGCCGCGCTGCGTCTGGACGGCGGGGAACGCGACGAAATCGGCGCGAGCGAAGCCGTCGTGCTGGCCGTGACGCCGGATGTCGCGCAGGCGCTGGTGCCCGGCGTGCAGGCGCCGCGCCGCTTTTCGGCCGTCGTGACGGCGAATTTCGCGGTCGAGCCGCCGCTCGCCCATCCGCCGCTGATGGGCCTCGTCAACGCGAGCGCGAACTGGCTGGTGGCGTCGGACGGACGCCTGTCGGTGACGGTCTACGACGCGGCGAACCGTACGGTGAACCTCGCCGACATGCCGCGCGACGAACTCGCGCGCAAGCTGTGGGCCGACGTCGCGCAAGTGACGGGCTTGTCGGCCGATCTGCCACTGAAGTGGCAACTGAGCGTCGAGCCGCAGGCAACCTTTGCCGCGCAACCCGACGACGAGATGCGCCGCCCGGCCACGCGCACTCGCTGGAACAACCTGATGCTCGCGGGCGACTGGACGGCAACCGGTCTGCCGCCGGGCATCGAAGGCGCGATTCGCTCCGGCCAGAAGGCCGCGGATACGCTATTGAACGAACCGATGGAACGCCGATGA
- the shc gene encoding squalene--hopene cyclase, translating into MNDLSMTQTLGDALPQTLIDDHAPVAAALATGAAPVDALDAAVTRATDAILAAQKDDGHWVYELEADATIPAEYVLLVHYLGETPNVELEQKIARYLRRIQLADGGWPLFTDGAMDVSASVKAYFALKMIGDSVDAEHMVRARECILAHGGAEAANVFTRILLALFGVVTWYAVPMMPVEIMLLPKWFPFHLSKVSYWARTVIVPLLVLNAKRPVARNPCGVRIDELFRGAPVTTGLLPRSGHQSKSWFAFFRAVDGVLRVTDGLFPKRSRERAIKAAVDFVDERLNGEDGLGAIFPAMANSVMMYDVLGYPADHPTRAIARQSIDKLLVIHEDEAYCQPCLSPVWDTSLAAHALLETGDTRAEEAAERGLAWLRPLQILDVRGDWISRRPNVRPGGWAFQYNNAHYPDVDDTAVVALAMHRSAALTQSDVDANAIARAREWVVGMQSSDGGWGAFEPENTQYYLNNIPFSDHGALLDPPTADVSGRCLSMLAQLGEMPATSEPARRAYDYLLKEQEDDGSWYGRWGMNYIYGTWTALCALNAAGISHDDARIQRAAQWLVSIQNADGGWGEDGTSYKLDYRGYEKAASIPSQTAWALLGLMAVGYVDHPAVARGIEYLQNEQRDHGLWDETRFSATGFPRVFYLRYHGYRKFFPLWALARYRNLTRAGQKRVAFGL; encoded by the coding sequence ATGAACGATTTATCCATGACCCAGACGCTGGGCGACGCACTGCCTCAAACGCTGATCGACGACCACGCGCCCGTGGCCGCCGCGCTGGCGACAGGCGCCGCGCCCGTCGACGCGCTCGACGCCGCCGTCACGCGCGCGACGGACGCCATCCTCGCCGCCCAAAAGGACGATGGCCACTGGGTCTACGAGCTCGAAGCCGACGCGACGATTCCTGCCGAATACGTGCTGCTCGTCCACTACCTGGGCGAAACGCCCAACGTCGAGCTGGAACAGAAGATCGCGCGATACCTGCGCCGCATCCAGCTGGCCGACGGCGGCTGGCCGCTTTTCACCGACGGCGCGATGGACGTCAGCGCGAGCGTGAAGGCGTACTTCGCGCTGAAGATGATCGGCGATTCTGTCGACGCCGAACACATGGTGCGCGCGCGCGAGTGCATTCTGGCGCACGGCGGCGCGGAAGCGGCGAACGTGTTCACGCGCATCCTGCTCGCACTGTTCGGCGTGGTGACGTGGTACGCGGTGCCGATGATGCCCGTCGAAATCATGCTGCTGCCCAAGTGGTTCCCGTTCCATCTGTCGAAGGTGTCGTACTGGGCGCGCACGGTGATCGTGCCGCTGCTGGTGCTGAACGCGAAGCGGCCGGTGGCGCGCAATCCGTGCGGCGTGCGCATCGACGAGCTGTTCCGCGGCGCGCCCGTCACGACGGGCCTGTTGCCGCGCTCGGGCCACCAGAGCAAGAGCTGGTTCGCGTTCTTCCGCGCCGTCGACGGCGTGCTGCGCGTGACGGACGGCCTGTTCCCGAAGCGCTCGCGCGAGCGCGCGATCAAGGCGGCCGTCGATTTCGTCGATGAACGCCTGAACGGTGAAGACGGTCTCGGCGCGATTTTCCCGGCGATGGCCAACTCCGTGATGATGTACGACGTGCTCGGCTATCCCGCCGATCACCCGACGCGCGCGATCGCCCGCCAGTCGATCGACAAGCTGCTCGTCATCCACGAAGACGAAGCGTATTGCCAGCCGTGCCTGTCGCCTGTCTGGGACACGTCGCTGGCGGCGCACGCGCTGCTCGAAACGGGCGACACGCGCGCCGAGGAAGCCGCCGAACGCGGCCTCGCATGGCTGCGTCCGTTGCAGATTCTCGACGTGCGCGGCGACTGGATTTCGCGCCGCCCGAACGTGCGTCCGGGCGGCTGGGCGTTCCAGTACAACAACGCGCATTACCCCGACGTCGACGATACGGCGGTTGTCGCGCTGGCCATGCACCGCTCGGCGGCGCTGACGCAATCGGATGTCGATGCGAACGCGATTGCGCGCGCGCGCGAATGGGTGGTCGGCATGCAGAGCAGCGACGGCGGCTGGGGCGCGTTCGAGCCGGAAAACACGCAGTACTACCTGAACAACATCCCGTTCTCCGATCACGGCGCCTTGCTCGATCCGCCGACGGCCGACGTGTCCGGCCGCTGCCTGTCGATGCTCGCGCAACTCGGCGAAATGCCCGCGACGAGCGAGCCGGCGCGCCGCGCCTACGACTATCTGCTGAAAGAGCAGGAAGACGACGGCAGCTGGTACGGCCGCTGGGGCATGAACTACATCTACGGCACGTGGACGGCGCTGTGCGCGCTGAACGCGGCGGGCATCTCTCATGACGACGCGCGCATCCAGCGCGCCGCGCAGTGGCTCGTGTCGATCCAGAACGCAGACGGCGGCTGGGGCGAAGACGGCACCAGCTACAAGCTCGACTATCGCGGCTACGAAAAGGCGGCGAGCATTCCGTCGCAGACGGCATGGGCGCTCCTCGGGCTGATGGCGGTCGGTTATGTCGATCATCCCGCCGTCGCGCGCGGCATCGAATATCTGCAGAACGAGCAGCGCGATCACGGCCTGTGGGACGAAACGCGCTTCTCGGCAACGGGTTTCCCGCGCGTGTTCTATCTGCGCTACCACGGTTATCGCAAGTTCTTCCCGCTGTGGGCGCTCGCGCGCTACCGCAATCTGACGCGCGCGGGCCAGAAGCGCGTCGCCTTCGGCCTGTGA
- a CDS encoding phosphorylase: MAARPDLMNAKLPVIAVTGMAFEARIARGKGVEAVYAARADLLERALNEAIARGCAGIISFGTAGGLAPDLAPGTLIVASSVHSPLGVVETDLRWAGRIATALGAAPLASKLRRGPIAGVTAPLVGAADKAALHASTGALAVDMESHLAGAIAEANGLPFVVCRAIVDPAWRTLPSAATAGLRDDGTTAIGPILRELARQPSQLGGLLQVAADARAARASLVAARQILERSGALLSI; this comes from the coding sequence ATGGCGGCCCGGCCTGATCTGATGAACGCAAAGCTGCCCGTCATCGCCGTGACGGGCATGGCGTTCGAAGCGCGCATCGCGCGTGGCAAAGGCGTCGAAGCGGTGTACGCGGCGCGCGCCGATCTGCTCGAGCGCGCGTTGAACGAGGCGATCGCGCGCGGTTGCGCGGGCATCATCAGCTTCGGGACGGCAGGCGGGCTGGCGCCCGATCTCGCGCCCGGGACCTTGATCGTTGCGAGCAGCGTGCATAGCCCACTCGGCGTCGTCGAGACCGATCTGCGCTGGGCGGGACGCATCGCCACCGCGCTCGGCGCGGCGCCGCTGGCGTCGAAGCTGCGGCGCGGGCCGATTGCGGGCGTGACCGCGCCGCTGGTCGGCGCCGCCGACAAGGCCGCGCTGCACGCCTCGACAGGTGCGCTCGCCGTCGATATGGAATCTCACCTTGCGGGCGCGATCGCCGAGGCGAACGGCCTGCCGTTCGTCGTTTGCCGGGCGATCGTCGATCCCGCGTGGCGCACGCTGCCGTCTGCCGCGACGGCGGGTCTGCGCGACGATGGCACGACCGCCATCGGTCCCATCCTTCGCGAACTGGCGCGCCAGCCATCCCAACTCGGCGGACTGCTGCAAGTCGCCGCCGACGCCCGCGCGGCCCGCGCTTCCCTCGTCGCTGCCCGCCAGATACTGGAGCGCTCGGGCGCGCTCCTCTCCATTTAG
- a CDS encoding hotdog domain-containing protein, giving the protein MNFHTRKWVKPEDLNPNGTLFGGSLLRWIDEEAAIYAICQLDNQRVVTKFMSEINFVSSARQGDIIELGMTATHFGTTSITLRAEVRNKITRKSILTVEKMVFVNLDANGNPAPHGRTKIRYSDEAFERYSESLRAMQQQPAMLVSDSTEDADQEADAAH; this is encoded by the coding sequence ATGAATTTCCACACACGCAAATGGGTCAAGCCCGAAGACCTGAACCCCAACGGTACGCTGTTCGGCGGCAGCCTGCTGCGCTGGATCGATGAAGAAGCCGCCATCTACGCAATCTGCCAGCTCGACAACCAGCGCGTCGTGACCAAGTTCATGTCGGAGATCAACTTCGTCAGCTCGGCGCGTCAGGGCGACATCATCGAACTGGGCATGACGGCAACGCACTTCGGCACGACGTCGATCACGCTGCGCGCGGAAGTGCGCAACAAGATCACGCGCAAGAGCATTCTGACCGTCGAAAAGATGGTGTTCGTGAATCTGGACGCGAACGGCAATCCGGCGCCGCACGGCCGCACGAAGATCCGTTATTCGGATGAAGCGTTCGAGCGTTACAGCGAGAGTCTGCGTGCCATGCAGCAGCAGCCGGCCATGCTGGTTTCGGACAGCACGGAAGACGCGGATCAGGAAGCGGACGCAGCGCACTAA
- a CDS encoding VacJ family lipoprotein, whose product MKMRTAALALAAASLATGCATGPDRKPGDPLEPMNRAIFSFNDAIDRTVAVPIAKGYQKVTPQPLRQAISNFFSNLGDLDNFANSLLQLHIKDATESLMRFAMNSTFGIGGLIDFATPAGLPKHKEDFGLTLGRWGVPSGPYLVLPLFGPSSFRDGIGYLVDFRANPITYMGWEYKYPLFFVQFVSVRSDLLGATTLLEQAALDKYSFVRDAYTQQRKSLLRGANAPASALPDYGDEDDSGAQAPSGASGTAPTTVPGAAPLAVPNAEPGQAAPADGASGAGGAKAPKTNDDSVPKYEDPGEGAAPSPAKPASQ is encoded by the coding sequence ATGAAGATGCGTACAGCCGCGCTGGCATTGGCCGCCGCGAGTCTTGCAACGGGGTGTGCAACGGGACCCGACCGGAAGCCCGGGGATCCGCTCGAGCCGATGAACCGCGCGATTTTCAGCTTCAATGACGCAATCGACCGCACGGTCGCCGTGCCGATTGCGAAGGGCTATCAGAAGGTCACGCCGCAGCCGTTGCGTCAGGCAATCAGCAACTTCTTCTCGAACCTCGGCGATCTCGACAACTTCGCCAACAGCCTGCTTCAACTGCACATCAAGGACGCTACCGAAAGCCTGATGCGTTTCGCGATGAACTCGACGTTCGGTATCGGCGGCCTGATCGACTTCGCGACGCCCGCCGGCCTGCCGAAGCACAAGGAGGACTTCGGTCTGACGCTCGGTCGCTGGGGTGTGCCGTCGGGTCCTTATCTGGTGCTGCCGCTGTTCGGTCCTAGCTCGTTCCGCGACGGCATTGGCTATCTGGTCGATTTCCGCGCCAATCCGATCACTTACATGGGCTGGGAGTACAAGTATCCGCTGTTCTTCGTACAGTTCGTCAGCGTGCGTTCGGATCTGCTCGGCGCGACGACGTTGCTGGAACAGGCGGCCCTCGACAAATACTCGTTCGTTCGCGACGCCTATACGCAGCAACGCAAATCGTTGCTGCGCGGCGCGAACGCGCCGGCTTCGGCGTTGCCGGACTACGGCGACGAGGACGATTCGGGCGCGCAGGCGCCTTCGGGTGCATCGGGCACGGCGCCGACCACCGTGCCGGGCGCAGCGCCGCTTGCTGTGCCGAACGCCGAACCGGGGCAAGCCGCGCCGGCCGATGGCGCGTCGGGTGCGGGCGGTGCAAAGGCCCCGAAGACCAACGACGACAGCGTGCCGAAGTATGAAGATCCGGGCGAAGGCGCAGCACCGTCGCCCGCCAAGCCCGCTTCGCAGTGA